In the genome of Falsirhodobacter halotolerans, one region contains:
- a CDS encoding EAL domain-containing protein, translating into MDGKIRVGLEGNPLGFAVSENDRQTMAMVSSALDQRRVKLAFQPVVLGSDPSRTAFHEGLIRIMDPSGRVIPAGDFMGAVEEQELGRRIDVAALEAGMWTLAQQPDVRLSINMSARSIGYSPWLRALHQGLRRDPTIGERLILEITESSAMLVPELVTSFMNDLQKHGIAFALDDFGAGFTAFRYFKDFFFDMVKIDGQFIRNIAADPDNQVLTKALQSIAQHFDMVTVAESVETVAEAEFLRNMGVDCLQGYLFGAPTTRPVWDAAAVKRA; encoded by the coding sequence ATGGACGGAAAAATAAGGGTTGGGCTTGAGGGAAACCCGCTTGGGTTCGCCGTGTCGGAAAACGATCGCCAGACGATGGCGATGGTCAGTTCCGCCCTGGATCAGCGCCGGGTGAAACTGGCCTTCCAGCCGGTGGTTCTGGGATCGGACCCGTCGCGAACGGCCTTTCACGAAGGCCTGATCCGCATCATGGACCCGTCCGGGCGGGTGATTCCCGCCGGCGATTTCATGGGCGCGGTGGAGGAGCAGGAGCTGGGCCGCCGCATCGACGTCGCAGCACTTGAGGCGGGGATGTGGACCTTGGCCCAACAACCGGATGTGCGCCTGTCCATCAACATGTCGGCGCGGTCCATCGGTTATTCCCCCTGGTTGCGCGCCTTGCATCAGGGGCTGCGGCGCGATCCCACCATCGGCGAACGCCTGATCCTGGAAATCACCGAATCGTCGGCCATGCTGGTGCCGGAGCTGGTGACCTCGTTCATGAACGACCTGCAAAAGCACGGGATCGCCTTTGCGTTGGACGATTTCGGGGCGGGGTTCACGGCCTTCCGCTATTTCAAGGATTTCTTCTTCGACATGGTCAAGATCGACGGCCAGTTCATCCGCAACATCGCGGCGGACCCGGACAATCAGGTCCTGACCAAGGCGCTGCAATCCATCGCCCAGCATTTCGACATGGTGACGGTGGCGGAATCGGTCGAAACCGTGGCCGAGGCCGAATTCCTGCGCAACATGGGGGTGGATTGCCTTCAGGGCTATCTGTTCGGGGCCCCCACCACGCGGCCGGTCTGGGACGCGGCGGCGGTGAAACGGGCCTGA
- a CDS encoding DUF2007 domain-containing protein: MKELLRTTDPTQIAFAQALLQGEGIDAFAMDVHMSILEGGIGAFPRRLMVHDDDHAEARSVLSDNGISLPET, encoded by the coding sequence ATGAAAGAGCTTCTGCGCACCACCGATCCAACCCAGATCGCCTTCGCACAGGCGCTGCTTCAGGGCGAGGGTATAGACGCCTTTGCCATGGACGTCCACATGAGCATCCTTGAAGGCGGCATCGGCGCCTTCCCCCGCCGCCTGATGGTGCATGACGACGACCATGCCGAGGCGCGCAGCGTCCTGTCCGACAACGGCATATCCCTGCCCGAAACATGA
- a CDS encoding YdcH family protein, with the protein MSIASHLHELRRKHETLSTSVMWEQRQPASDTLKIAELKKQKLRLKEEIDRLSRH; encoded by the coding sequence ATGTCGATCGCTTCGCACCTGCACGAACTGCGCCGCAAGCACGAAACGCTCTCGACTTCGGTCATGTGGGAACAACGCCAACCGGCGTCGGACACCCTCAAGATCGCTGAACTGAAAAAGCAGAAGCTGCGTCTGAAAGAGGAGATCGACCGTCTTTCGCGCCACTGA
- a CDS encoding tRNA1(Val) (adenine(37)-N6)-methyltransferase — MTPDLTDDGFLDGRLRVWQPRTGYRAATDPVLLAASVPAGVGDRALELGCGVGVAGLCLALRTGAQVTGVEVQARYADLARRNAARNALPLTVVEGDLTRLTLTDAFDHVLANPPYYTAGSPSADAGRDLALRGDLPLIRWMEVMARRARHGGTVTLIVGADRLAEVLRDMPATLGSVTVLPLAARVGRAAKRVIVQARKGGRGAFVLAAPVILHAGADHGGDGDDATPLARLILRQGGGFPQPLSAGFGECDGFMKNGA, encoded by the coding sequence ATGACGCCGGACCTGACGGATGACGGGTTTCTGGACGGGCGGCTGCGGGTCTGGCAGCCGCGCACAGGCTATCGCGCGGCGACCGACCCCGTTCTTCTGGCGGCCAGCGTTCCGGCAGGGGTGGGGGATCGCGCGCTGGAATTGGGCTGCGGCGTAGGGGTGGCGGGCCTGTGTCTGGCCCTGCGGACGGGCGCGCAGGTGACGGGGGTGGAGGTGCAGGCGCGCTATGCCGATCTGGCCCGCCGGAACGCGGCGCGCAACGCCCTGCCCCTGACGGTTGTGGAGGGCGACCTGACCCGCCTGACGCTGACCGACGCCTTCGATCACGTCCTGGCCAACCCGCCCTATTACACCGCGGGATCGCCGTCGGCCGATGCCGGGCGCGATCTGGCGCTGCGGGGGGATCTGCCGCTGATCCGCTGGATGGAGGTGATGGCCCGCCGGGCACGGCACGGCGGCACGGTCACGCTGATCGTCGGGGCCGACCGGCTGGCCGAGGTGTTGCGCGACATGCCCGCCACCCTGGGGTCGGTCACCGTGCTGCCGCTGGCGGCGCGGGTGGGACGGGCGGCGAAGCGCGTGATCGTGCAGGCGCGCAAGGGCGGTCGCGGGGCGTTCGTGCTCGCGGCCCCCGTCATTCTGCACGCGGGCGCCGACCATGGCGGGGATGGCGACGACGCGACCCCCCTCGCGCGCCTGATTCTGCGGCAGGGCGGCGGGTTTCCGCAGCCCCTGTCGGCTGGATTCGGCGAATGTGACGGTTTCATGAAAAACGGCGCGTGA
- a CDS encoding polyprenyl synthetase family protein, giving the protein MDVDDVSQKPHDRLGQWLAADMDAVNALIRDRMASKHAPRIPEVTAHLVEAGGKRLRPMLVLAAARMCGYDGPFHIHLAATVEFIHTATLLHDDVVDESQRRRGRPTANLLWDNKSSVLVGDYLFARSFQLMVEADRIDILGVLSNASATIAEGEVLQLTAAQDLATTEDIYLQVVRGKTAALFAAATEVGGMIAGATDAQIAGLRDYGDALGIAFQIVDDLLDYGGVADTIGKNTGDDFRERKLTLPLIKAVAQANEDERAFWTRTIAEGEQVEGDLEQAMAIMARHGALEAARADALAWIDTAKSALDPLPDHALKAMLLDLADYVVARIR; this is encoded by the coding sequence ATCGACGTGGACGACGTTTCGCAAAAGCCGCATGACCGACTGGGCCAATGGCTCGCCGCCGATATGGACGCGGTCAACGCGCTGATTCGCGACCGCATGGCCTCCAAACACGCGCCCCGCATCCCCGAAGTGACCGCCCATCTGGTGGAGGCGGGCGGCAAGCGCCTGCGGCCGATGCTGGTTCTGGCGGCGGCGCGGATGTGCGGCTATGACGGCCCGTTCCATATCCATCTGGCGGCGACGGTCGAATTCATCCACACCGCGACCTTGCTGCATGACGATGTGGTGGACGAAAGCCAGCGGCGGCGCGGGCGGCCCACGGCCAACCTGCTGTGGGACAACAAATCCTCGGTGCTCGTGGGGGATTACCTGTTCGCCCGGTCGTTCCAGCTGATGGTGGAGGCGGACCGGATCGACATTCTGGGCGTGCTGTCCAACGCCTCGGCCACGATTGCCGAGGGCGAGGTGCTGCAACTGACCGCCGCGCAGGACCTTGCGACGACCGAGGACATCTATCTGCAGGTGGTGCGCGGCAAGACGGCGGCGCTGTTTGCGGCGGCGACCGAGGTGGGCGGCATGATTGCCGGCGCGACGGACGCGCAGATCGCGGGCCTGCGCGATTACGGCGACGCGCTGGGCATCGCGTTCCAGATCGTGGACGATCTTCTGGATTACGGGGGCGTGGCCGACACCATCGGCAAGAACACCGGCGACGATTTCCGCGAACGCAAGCTGACCCTGCCGCTGATCAAGGCCGTGGCACAGGCAAACGAGGACGAGCGCGCCTTCTGGACCCGCACCATCGCCGAAGGCGAACAGGTCGAAGGGGATCTGGAGCAGGCAATGGCCATCATGGCCCGCCACGGTGCGTTGGAGGCCGCCCGCGCCGATGCGCTGGCCTGGATCGACACGGCGAAATCCGCGCTGGACCCGTTGCCCGATCACGCGCTGAAGGCGATGCTGCTGGATCTGGCGGATTACGTGGTGGCCCGCATCCGCTAA
- a CDS encoding DNA-3-methyladenine glycosylase I — translation MPRCHWCGTDPLYVAYHDTEWGVPEYDSRSLWEKLILDGFQAGLSWITILRRRDGFRAAFEGFHPEAIATWGEPEITRLLADPRIIRHRGKIEATIGNARAYLDIPDFSAFLWDYVGGAPLVNAPATPQDIPTESELSRQISRDLRKKGFKFCGPTITYAFLQATGLINDHLATCPAQAGPITA, via the coding sequence ATGCCACGCTGCCACTGGTGCGGGACGGACCCGCTTTACGTCGCCTATCACGACACCGAATGGGGGGTCCCGGAATACGATTCGCGCAGCCTGTGGGAAAAGCTGATCCTGGACGGGTTTCAGGCGGGGCTGTCCTGGATCACCATCCTGCGCCGGCGCGACGGGTTTCGCGCGGCGTTCGAGGGGTTTCACCCCGAAGCCATCGCCACCTGGGGCGAACCGGAGATCACCCGCCTTCTGGCCGATCCCCGCATCATCCGCCATCGCGGCAAGATCGAGGCGACCATCGGCAACGCCCGCGCCTATCTGGACATCCCCGATTTTTCGGCCTTCCTGTGGGATTACGTGGGGGGTGCGCCCCTTGTGAACGCCCCCGCAACCCCGCAGGACATCCCGACCGAGAGCGAGCTGTCGCGCCAGATCTCGCGCGATCTGCGCAAAAAGGGGTTCAAGTTCTGCGGCCCGACGATCACCTATGCCTTTCTGCAGGCGACGGGTCTGATCAACGACCATCTGGCGACCTGCCCCGCGCAGGCCGGGCCGATCACTGCATAA
- a CDS encoding TlpA family protein disulfide reductase translates to MRKLLGVVYTALALGANTAMAGVPEAEAARAGDMRKLAFTEARALPDVPLLDPDEAEAALPTGQWTVMNFWATWCAPCRKEMPSLDRLQAARPDLAVVTVAAGRNPVPAIQRFFEEAGIERLPVFRDPDMTLARQVGVVGLPVTLILNPDGAIVGRLTGDADWDTPDALAVFDALMQ, encoded by the coding sequence ATGCGGAAACTGTTGGGTGTGGTCTATACCGCCTTGGCGCTTGGCGCAAACACGGCGATGGCCGGCGTGCCCGAGGCGGAGGCGGCCCGCGCGGGCGACATGCGCAAACTTGCCTTCACCGAGGCGCGGGCCTTGCCCGACGTGCCCCTTTTGGACCCGGACGAGGCCGAGGCGGCGCTGCCCACCGGGCAATGGACGGTCATGAACTTCTGGGCGACCTGGTGCGCGCCCTGCCGCAAGGAGATGCCTTCGTTGGATCGGTTGCAGGCCGCGCGGCCCGATCTTGCGGTGGTGACGGTGGCGGCAGGACGCAATCCCGTGCCCGCGATCCAGCGCTTCTTCGAGGAGGCGGGGATCGAACGCCTGCCGGTGTTCCGCGATCCCGACATGACGCTTGCGCGGCAGGTGGGGGTGGTGGGTCTGCCCGTCACCCTGATCCTGAACCCCGACGGCGCCATCGTCGGCCGCCTGACCGGCGACGCCGACTGGGACACGCCCGACGCGCTGGCGGTGTTCGACGCTCTTATGCAGTGA
- a CDS encoding 4-(cytidine 5'-diphospho)-2-C-methyl-D-erythritol kinase — translation MSRIDALARAKVNLALHVTGRRADGYHLLDSLVVFAGVGDRLTATTAPHLTLEVTGPEAAALQGNDDNLVLRAARLMGGTAALRLEKVLPVASGIGGGSADAAAALRAMAALTGAPLPLASEVLALGADVPVCLNGASVRMGGVGERLDPVILPKGWLVLANPRVEVPTGAVFGGLEGFGAGLPDIPAFGTVMDLARWLRATRNDLETPAVTIAPVIAEVRAALAATSGCLIARMSGSGATCWGLFAGREEAEAAAAALPRAWWTAAAPMEG, via the coding sequence ATGAGCCGCATCGACGCGCTGGCCCGCGCCAAGGTCAATCTGGCCCTGCACGTCACGGGGCGGCGGGCGGACGGCTATCACCTTCTGGACAGCCTTGTCGTCTTTGCGGGCGTGGGCGACCGGCTGACCGCGACCACCGCCCCCCACCTCACGCTGGAGGTGACGGGACCGGAGGCGGCGGCGCTGCAGGGGAACGACGACAATCTGGTGCTGCGCGCGGCCCGTCTGATGGGCGGCACGGCGGCGCTGCGGCTGGAGAAGGTGCTGCCCGTCGCCTCGGGCATCGGCGGCGGATCGGCGGATGCGGCGGCGGCGCTGCGGGCGATGGCCGCCCTGACCGGCGCGCCCCTGCCCTTGGCGTCCGAGGTTCTGGCCCTTGGGGCGGATGTGCCCGTCTGCCTGAACGGCGCGTCGGTGCGCATGGGCGGCGTGGGGGAGCGGTTGGATCCGGTGATCCTGCCCAAGGGCTGGCTGGTGCTGGCCAACCCACGGGTGGAGGTGCCGACAGGCGCGGTGTTCGGGGGGCTGGAGGGGTTCGGTGCGGGCCTGCCCGACATTCCCGCCTTTGGCACCGTGATGGATCTGGCCCGCTGGCTGCGCGCCACGCGCAACGATCTGGAAACGCCCGCCGTGACGATCGCGCCCGTGATCGCCGAGGTGCGCGCGGCGCTGGCCGCCACCTCCGGCTGTCTGATCGCGCGCATGTCGGGGTCGGGGGCGACCTGCTGGGGCCTGTTCGCGGGCCGGGAGGAGGCCGAGGCCGCCGCCGCCGCCCTGCCCCGCGCCTGGTGGACCGCCGCCGCCCCGATGGAGGGTTAG